From the genome of Candidatus Babeliales bacterium, one region includes:
- a CDS encoding type II secretion system F family protein, protein MALYLYQAFNKAGKKITGTLDASSGTAVRDQLGKRGLYPISVIPSSPEKERGFRLASLFERSVSIKDKIMFTKQFAVLLKSGVALVDALELLVDQFEGRFRSILITIKDNVREGKSLAESLGAYPKVFDTTYVQLVRAGEATGRLEIILERLTSYLEKTDDLNKRVKSAMTYPLIQIGIIGVIMIFLMTFVVPKLAETFQRQGQELPGMTKALMSISYFLSHYYLVLLLLLVGVVALFEYWRSTEAGGRLLDRIKLKLPIVKYFTRMSAVVQFSRTLGMLVEGGVNLAESLDIVVKIIDNKILAQELREARDKIIKQGKIAQFLKQTDIFPPIAVHLIKTGEESGSLDTMLMTVAENYEVELNELADGLSTALQPLMLLIMAVVVGFIVYSIARPLMSQSALAGIM, encoded by the coding sequence ATGGCATTATATTTGTATCAAGCGTTTAATAAGGCTGGTAAGAAAATTACCGGAACCTTAGATGCCTCTTCAGGAACTGCTGTACGCGATCAACTAGGTAAAAGGGGGCTGTATCCAATTTCTGTTATTCCTTCTTCACCTGAAAAAGAGCGTGGATTTCGGCTTGCAAGTCTCTTTGAGCGATCTGTGTCAATTAAAGACAAGATTATGTTTACTAAACAGTTTGCTGTCCTTCTCAAATCAGGAGTTGCTCTTGTAGATGCCCTTGAATTGCTTGTCGATCAATTTGAGGGACGGTTTAGATCAATATTGATTACCATCAAAGATAATGTGCGTGAAGGTAAGTCATTAGCAGAGTCGCTTGGTGCGTATCCAAAGGTATTTGATACTACCTATGTCCAATTGGTTCGTGCGGGTGAGGCAACGGGTAGACTTGAAATAATTCTAGAACGTTTAACAAGTTATTTAGAAAAGACTGATGACCTTAATAAGCGTGTTAAATCTGCCATGACCTATCCACTGATTCAGATTGGTATTATTGGTGTGATTATGATTTTTCTCATGACGTTCGTGGTCCCCAAATTGGCGGAAACATTTCAACGCCAAGGACAAGAACTTCCTGGCATGACAAAAGCGCTTATGTCTATTTCTTATTTTCTTTCTCATTATTACCTTGTGCTCTTATTATTGCTGGTGGGTGTAGTTGCTTTGTTTGAGTACTGGCGTAGTACCGAGGCCGGAGGACGGTTGTTAGATCGCATTAAGTTGAAGCTTCCCATTGTGAAATATTTTACACGTATGAGTGCTGTAGTTCAGTTCAGCAGGACCTTAGGTATGCTTGTTGAGGGTGGTGTGAATCTTGCAGAGTCTCTTGATATAGTTGTGAAGATTATTGATAACAAAATTTTAGCTCAAGAGCTTCGTGAGGCCCGTGACAAAATTATAAAACAGGGTAAGATTGCCCAGTTTCTCAAGCAGACGGATATTTTCCCACCAATAGCCGTCCATCTTATCAAAACAGGAGAGGAGAGTGGGAGTTTAGATACCATGTTGATGACCGTTGCAGAGAACTATGAGGTAGAGCTCAATGAGCTGGCTGATGGCTTATCGACAGCTCTGCAGCCGCTCATGCTTCTAATCATGGCAGTTGTCGTAGGATTTATTGTGTATTCAATTGCGCGGCCGCTTATGAGCCAAAGTGCTCTTGCGGGTATTATGTAG
- the gspG gene encoding type II secretion system major pseudopilin GspG, whose product MQIHSRPKHVKSGFTLIEIIIAIAIMSFMMAVVAPGVYKWLGFGKVRQTEANVKVLQTSILHFNLDTNGYPQRLEDLVRRPSDERLSAKWRGPYVEGSNIPDDGWGEPFVYRVKPGAQPPYELYSYGENGPDAPREEWIGVKH is encoded by the coding sequence ATGCAGATTCACAGTCGTCCCAAACATGTTAAGTCAGGATTTACGTTAATCGAAATTATTATTGCAATCGCAATAATGAGTTTCATGATGGCTGTTGTTGCACCAGGGGTGTATAAATGGCTTGGATTTGGAAAGGTTCGTCAAACAGAAGCAAATGTTAAGGTGCTTCAAACATCAATCTTGCATTTCAACTTGGATACTAATGGTTATCCACAGCGGTTGGAAGATCTTGTTCGTCGTCCCTCAGATGAGCGACTTTCTGCAAAATGGCGAGGTCCATATGTTGAAGGATCAAATATACCTGACGATGGTTGGGGTGAGCCATTTGTATATCGCGTAAAACCGGGGGCACAGCCGCCATATGAACTGTATTCATACGGTGAAAACGGTCCTGACGCTCCTCGGGAGGAGTGGATAGGTGTCAAACACTAA
- a CDS encoding type II secretion system protein codes for MSNTKGFSLLEIIVAIALLAFATSIVVPALRQRRVTYQRDDLVINLNALMKLGWEQAIITGKVHRVWFNLGKNLIEIQVQQDKNSGQDKSFIRIDSEYLRPSYEWAQSLQLKDFFIEGEDELHKHHQTDEVWFFITPDGLTQNVSLNIFDTQDTQQSDAGAGFSLILNPFTAQFSVQSSFYYP; via the coding sequence GTGTCAAACACTAAGGGGTTTTCCCTCCTCGAGATTATCGTTGCCATAGCATTGCTTGCATTTGCAACGTCAATTGTTGTTCCTGCATTGCGCCAGCGACGTGTAACCTATCAACGTGATGATTTGGTGATTAATTTGAATGCACTTATGAAGCTTGGTTGGGAGCAAGCAATCATTACAGGTAAGGTGCATCGTGTTTGGTTTAATTTGGGTAAGAATCTTATCGAAATCCAAGTTCAGCAAGATAAGAATTCTGGTCAGGATAAATCCTTTATCCGGATAGACTCGGAGTATTTGCGGCCTTCATATGAATGGGCACAATCGCTTCAGCTTAAAGACTTTTTCATCGAGGGCGAGGATGAGCTACATAAGCATCACCAAACAGATGAAGTGTGGTTTTTTATCACTCCCGACGGGCTGACACAGAATGTATCGTTGAATATATTTGATACACAAGATACGCAACAGTCTGATGCAGGTGCTGGATTTAGTTTAATACTAAATCCGTTTACTGCGCAGTTTTCCGTACAATCATCGTTTTACTATCCATAA
- a CDS encoding prepilin-type N-terminal cleavage/methylation domain-containing protein encodes MHYRGFTFVEVVLTIALIGFILTPLLVVQNNVLRLVMKSSDRARRIFILKNAFSEAAINVDNEEDVTNRSFEKQYEVPHMSLKYTVMPIVKESSLKGFSEVYLLKAYGSWQRMYQEHSETMISFLFVPPNEKKESS; translated from the coding sequence ATGCATTATCGTGGGTTCACGTTTGTTGAGGTTGTTCTGACTATTGCCTTAATTGGCTTTATTCTGACGCCATTGCTTGTAGTTCAGAATAACGTTCTACGTTTGGTGATGAAATCCAGTGATCGCGCACGACGTATCTTCATCCTTAAGAACGCGTTTTCTGAAGCAGCCATCAATGTAGATAATGAAGAAGATGTCACGAATCGTTCTTTTGAAAAACAGTATGAAGTTCCCCATATGTCATTAAAGTATACTGTTATGCCGATTGTGAAAGAGTCATCACTGAAAGGGTTTTCAGAAGTGTATCTTTTGAAAGCTTATGGTTCCTGGCAGCGCATGTATCAGGAACACTCTGAAACCATGATCAGTTTCTTATTTGTGCCTCCTAACGAGAAAAAGGAATCGTCATGA
- a CDS encoding prepilin-type N-terminal cleavage/methylation domain-containing protein — protein sequence MRRGFTLIEIVIGLALSSLLAAALYSSLFQTQRTQSLVDSFSELDSSLLLIMHQLEHDFAGAVVFCEPKKQTKKEADKTKTLKQQFFGACHDDTFSIVTFLSTNPLSRYAVTTPRLVRIAYRLKKNQGNGLYSLMRQESDNLHWFSQREEEQPKPILLSGAIEVLSLDYIVTDTSGEKSEVKTYREWNSDAEKKDKKQPDVATPSYIGITLTMRDSVTSRSETVSCKFPIYSTKQWCYELKPQEKQVDQSKQQVERPKKNASVLPQGLSFKKQSVRPKKRTITLARPARGKRKS from the coding sequence ATGAGGCGCGGGTTCACTTTGATTGAAATTGTCATAGGACTGGCGCTATCCTCATTACTGGCAGCTGCGTTATATAGTTCATTATTTCAAACACAACGAACACAATCATTAGTAGATTCATTTTCTGAATTGGATTCTTCATTGCTTTTGATAATGCATCAATTGGAACATGATTTTGCAGGAGCCGTAGTTTTTTGCGAGCCAAAGAAACAAACAAAGAAAGAAGCAGATAAAACAAAAACTCTCAAGCAACAGTTTTTTGGAGCTTGTCACGATGATACTTTTAGCATTGTGACGTTTCTTTCTACCAATCCATTGAGTCGTTATGCTGTGACAACACCGCGCCTTGTTCGTATTGCCTATCGTTTGAAAAAAAATCAAGGGAACGGCCTCTATTCGTTGATGCGGCAAGAGTCAGACAATCTACATTGGTTTTCGCAGCGTGAAGAAGAACAACCAAAACCGATACTTTTATCCGGTGCTATTGAAGTATTGTCATTAGACTATATCGTAACTGACACGAGTGGAGAAAAGTCGGAGGTCAAAACATATAGAGAATGGAATAGTGATGCAGAAAAGAAGGATAAGAAGCAGCCAGATGTCGCGACTCCATCGTATATAGGCATAACGTTGACCATGCGTGATAGTGTAACAAGCCGCTCAGAGACTGTTTCATGTAAATTTCCAATCTATTCAACAAAGCAGTGGTGTTATGAGTTGAAACCACAAGAGAAGCAAGTTGATCAGTCCAAGCAACAGGTTGAGCGACCGAAGAAAAATGCTTCGGTTCTTCCACAGGGACTTTCTTTTAAAAAACAAAGTGTACGTCCCAAAAAACGAACCATCACATTAGCGCGTCCTGCACGAGGAAAAAGGAAATCATGA